A region of Streptomyces sp. NBC_01267 DNA encodes the following proteins:
- a CDS encoding PAAR domain-containing protein translates to MSAAAARVGDPTGHPGTIGPPGVPTVLIGGQPAATVGTVHHCTSPAAHPPSTIAPPGSSSVLIGGHPAARAGDLSGCGSPIVSGCATVLIGG, encoded by the coding sequence ATGTCTGCCGCAGCCGCACGGGTCGGCGACCCCACCGGCCACCCCGGGACGATCGGCCCGCCCGGCGTCCCGACGGTCCTCATCGGCGGCCAACCCGCCGCCACGGTCGGCACCGTGCACCACTGCACGTCCCCGGCCGCCCATCCGCCGTCCACGATCGCGCCGCCCGGCAGCTCCTCCGTGCTGATCGGGGGCCATCCCGCCGCCCGCGCCGGAGACCTGTCCGGGTGCGGTTCACCGATCGTGTCCGGCTGCGCGACGGTGCTGATCGGGGGCTGA
- a CDS encoding discoidin domain-containing protein, which yields MLPDPAPDPAPTAPARTVTGTVRCPNCRTENSPDRTLCFHCALLLNPGPPPGIPLPWWRRIFRRRPRQALTAGTRPRRRLWRRPSLALPLTLVVLACAVWFALPHLRAVFGFAEDETGTPESMPPAAYRSSSAERGHPAAAAFDGFNNRYWAPKAVGPGTGEFVECDFDQPVRLLKVIIFSGTSAKQDEFLEQARPAKITVLLTTREGKQITKKITLADQPGQQTFDVHGSKIVRARLTTDAAYGTAKGHRLAIAEIEFFGHRS from the coding sequence GTGCTGCCCGACCCCGCACCGGACCCGGCGCCCACCGCACCGGCCCGCACGGTCACCGGCACCGTCCGCTGCCCCAACTGCCGTACCGAGAACAGCCCGGACCGTACGCTGTGCTTCCACTGCGCCCTGCTCCTGAACCCCGGTCCGCCACCCGGGATCCCGCTCCCCTGGTGGCGCCGGATCTTCCGTCGCCGTCCCCGGCAGGCGCTCACCGCCGGGACCAGGCCACGCCGCCGTCTCTGGCGCCGCCCCAGCCTGGCGCTGCCCCTCACCCTCGTCGTGCTGGCCTGTGCGGTCTGGTTCGCGCTGCCGCATCTGCGGGCGGTGTTCGGATTCGCCGAGGACGAGACCGGGACCCCGGAGTCGATGCCGCCCGCGGCCTACCGCAGCTCCAGCGCCGAACGCGGCCACCCGGCGGCTGCCGCGTTCGACGGATTCAACAACCGGTACTGGGCGCCGAAAGCCGTCGGCCCCGGCACCGGCGAATTCGTGGAGTGCGACTTCGACCAGCCGGTCCGGCTGCTCAAGGTGATCATCTTCTCCGGCACCTCGGCCAAACAGGACGAGTTCCTGGAGCAGGCCCGCCCGGCGAAGATCACTGTGCTGCTGACCACCCGGGAGGGGAAGCAGATCACCAAGAAGATCACCCTTGCCGACCAGCCGGGCCAGCAGACCTTCGACGTACACGGTTCGAAGATCGTCCGGGCCCGGCTGACCACCGACGCGGCCTACGGCACCGCGAAAGGCCACCGGCTGGCCATCGCGGAGATCGAATTCTTCGGCCACCGGTCCTGA
- a CDS encoding lactonase family protein, with translation MGTTGAGRAFIGSFTSGGGPGLVAASLDPETGALTVLGATDAVPNPSFLAPSPDGTVLYAVSETPDGAAAAFDVTGAQPRLIGTAVRVDGADPTHLALTGGRLVTANYSSGSVSVLPVRAQDGGLDALSSVLHHEGSGPHPERQESAHAHQVKQDPSGRWVLSVDLGTDSVRICALDAATGTLRLHGETALRPGSGPRHLAFHPAGTHAYVVNELEPTLTVCRWDAGTGTLEPVGETALLPEGTEGETYASAVVVAADGRFVWAANRGHDSISVLALDESGEKPVLITTVGCGGRWPRDLALDPSGQRLYAANERSGDVTWFDIDAATGIPGRAGAVAVAAASCVVFA, from the coding sequence GTGGGCACGACAGGCGCCGGGCGGGCATTCATAGGGTCGTTCACGTCGGGTGGGGGGCCGGGCCTCGTCGCCGCCTCCCTGGACCCGGAGACGGGGGCTCTGACCGTCCTGGGGGCGACCGATGCCGTGCCGAACCCCTCGTTCCTCGCCCCGTCCCCGGACGGCACGGTCCTCTACGCGGTCTCCGAGACGCCCGACGGCGCGGCGGCGGCCTTCGACGTGACCGGCGCCCAGCCCCGGCTGATCGGGACCGCGGTGCGGGTGGACGGTGCGGACCCCACCCATCTCGCCCTCACGGGCGGCCGTCTCGTCACGGCCAACTACAGCTCGGGAAGCGTCAGCGTGCTGCCCGTCCGCGCCCAGGACGGCGGCCTGGACGCGCTGTCGTCGGTACTGCACCACGAGGGCAGCGGTCCGCACCCGGAGCGCCAGGAGAGCGCGCACGCCCACCAGGTGAAGCAGGACCCCTCCGGACGCTGGGTGCTGAGCGTCGACCTCGGCACCGACTCCGTACGGATCTGCGCACTCGACGCGGCGACCGGCACGCTGCGGCTGCACGGGGAGACCGCGTTGCGGCCGGGGAGCGGACCGCGCCACCTGGCCTTCCACCCCGCGGGCACCCACGCGTACGTAGTCAACGAACTGGAGCCGACGCTCACGGTCTGCCGCTGGGACGCCGGAACCGGCACGCTCGAGCCGGTCGGTGAGACGGCGCTGCTGCCCGAGGGCACGGAGGGGGAGACCTATGCCTCCGCGGTCGTCGTCGCGGCGGACGGGCGGTTCGTCTGGGCGGCGAACCGGGGACACGACAGCATCTCGGTCCTCGCGCTCGACGAGAGCGGGGAGAAGCCCGTTCTGATCACCACGGTGGGCTGCGGCGGCCGGTGGCCGCGCGATCTCGCCCTGGACCCCTCGGGGCAGCGGTTGTACGCGGCCAACGAGCGCTCCGGGGACGTCACCTGGTTCGACATCGACGCCGCGACGGGCATCCCCGGCCGCGCGGGGGCCGTCGCGGTGGCTGCCGCCTCGTGCGTGGTCTTTGCCTGA
- a CDS encoding N-acetylglucosamine kinase, with protein sequence MTWVLGVDSGGSGLRVALAEASEHGSTAPVAAREPLASREPVRTGASGIESAHLLGQLLPMARELLGRAGGVEVSAVAIGAAGMATLGDDLRAELPAALESSLGVRRLALAADAVTAYAGALGQRPGAVVAAGTGMIALGTDLTDWRRADGWGHLLGDCGGGAWIGRAGLEAAMRAYDGRRGGSTALLERAEAVFGPAAGLPGRLYPRSDRPAVLASFAPEVARCAGDGDPVARTILRNAARQIVEAAAAVCPPESDGACEVALTGGLFKMGNALLTPTGEEFAGQLPYTRPVPAVGDPLAGALLIASALATESLRLPHHPKLLRVVAEQDTGSG encoded by the coding sequence GTGACCTGGGTGCTGGGGGTGGATTCCGGCGGTTCCGGGCTGCGGGTCGCACTCGCCGAGGCATCGGAGCACGGCAGCACCGCGCCGGTCGCCGCCCGAGAGCCACTCGCCTCGCGTGAGCCCGTACGGACCGGCGCTTCCGGGATCGAATCAGCGCACCTGCTCGGCCAGTTGCTGCCGATGGCCCGTGAACTGCTCGGCCGCGCCGGGGGTGTCGAGGTGTCGGCCGTGGCGATCGGCGCCGCCGGGATGGCGACGCTCGGTGATGACCTGCGCGCCGAACTGCCGGCCGCGCTGGAGAGTTCGCTCGGCGTCCGGCGCCTGGCCCTGGCCGCCGACGCGGTGACGGCCTATGCCGGGGCGCTGGGACAGCGGCCCGGTGCGGTGGTCGCGGCAGGCACCGGGATGATCGCGCTGGGTACCGATCTCACCGACTGGCGCAGGGCCGACGGGTGGGGCCATCTGCTCGGCGACTGCGGCGGCGGAGCCTGGATCGGCCGGGCGGGGCTGGAAGCGGCGATGCGTGCGTACGACGGACGGCGCGGCGGCTCCACGGCACTGCTGGAGCGGGCCGAGGCGGTGTTCGGTCCGGCAGCCGGTCTGCCCGGCCGGCTCTACCCCCGCTCGGACCGGCCCGCGGTCCTCGCGTCGTTCGCCCCGGAGGTGGCTCGGTGCGCCGGGGACGGTGATCCGGTGGCGCGCACGATTCTGCGGAACGCGGCCCGGCAGATCGTCGAGGCCGCCGCCGCGGTCTGCCCGCCGGAGTCGGACGGAGCCTGCGAAGTCGCCCTCACCGGTGGCCTGTTCAAGATGGGGAATGCCCTTCTCACACCCACGGGTGAAGAGTTCGCCGGGCAGTTGCCGTACACGCGGCCCGTGCCCGCGGTCGGGGACCCGTTGGCGGGGGCCCTGCTCATCGCTTCCGCACTCGCCACGGAAAGTCTGCGACTGCCGCACCACCCAAAGCTCTTGCGCGTGGTGGCGGAACAGGATACGGGATCCGGTTGA
- a CDS encoding sirohydrochlorin chelatase, which produces MSSPNGPASGLPVRMPRPRQTGRHRRPEPAVAPEGAPALVLAVPGTPSAAVRGLAEEVISIARSELPGLDARIGYLDGADDEFPALETVLSHTATERVARYEQAKAVGREVAEPTGPTAVVVPLLAGPDAATERRIRQAVMDSTTSAELTEVLGPHPLLAEGLHVRLSEAGLSRADRARLFTVATAADGIILATVGGEEAVQAAGITGMLLAARLAVPVMAAALDVDGSITSVAEQLRGSGSLQLALAPYLIGPEVTEELLDSAAKEAGCAAAEALGAYPAVGKLVLSKYTAALGITPQQPSQGAPVG; this is translated from the coding sequence ATGAGCTCCCCCAATGGGCCCGCATCCGGCCTGCCCGTACGAATGCCGCGACCTCGCCAGACGGGACGGCACCGCCGCCCGGAACCCGCGGTGGCCCCTGAGGGCGCGCCCGCGCTGGTTCTCGCTGTTCCCGGCACGCCTTCCGCCGCTGTGCGCGGTCTGGCGGAAGAAGTCATCTCCATCGCCCGTTCCGAGCTGCCCGGCCTGGACGCCCGGATCGGTTACCTGGACGGCGCCGACGACGAGTTCCCCGCCCTGGAGACCGTCCTCTCCCACACCGCGACGGAGCGCGTGGCGCGCTACGAGCAGGCGAAGGCGGTCGGCCGTGAGGTCGCCGAGCCCACCGGCCCGACCGCCGTCGTGGTGCCCCTGCTGGCGGGTCCGGACGCGGCCACCGAGCGGCGCATACGGCAGGCCGTCATGGACAGCACCACGTCGGCGGAGCTGACCGAGGTGCTCGGCCCGCACCCGCTGCTCGCGGAGGGGCTGCACGTCCGCCTGTCGGAGGCCGGGCTGTCCCGCGCCGACCGGGCCAGGCTGTTCACGGTCGCCACCGCGGCCGACGGCATCATCCTGGCGACGGTCGGCGGCGAGGAGGCCGTGCAGGCCGCCGGGATCACCGGGATGCTGCTGGCCGCCCGGCTGGCCGTACCGGTGATGGCCGCCGCGCTGGACGTCGACGGTTCCATCACGTCGGTCGCCGAGCAGCTGCGTGGCTCGGGCTCGCTCCAGCTCGCGCTCGCGCCGTACCTGATCGGCCCCGAGGTGACGGAGGAGTTGCTGGACAGCGCCGCCAAGGAGGCGGGCTGCGCCGCTGCCGAGGCCCTCGGCGCCTACCCGGCGGTCGGCAAGCTGGTTCTCTCGAAGTACACGGCCGCGCTGGGCATCACCCCGCAGCAGCCGTCCCAGGGGGCTCCGGTCGGCTGA
- a CDS encoding phage tail protein: protein MSSRTGVPGLPTPHPLIDQLPAVYLEQDFLQRFLAALDDVLAPVLLTIDNLPAHLDPRSAPDDFLGWLAQWVAVEPYEDSPLPQRRAAVRGAVSRHSRRGTLRGLADAVRLETGAEPEISESGGTVWSSHSGTALPGRPRPGVTIRVRVPEPHRIDRVRLEELILTEVPAHVGYELEILAGGTGQGAGPQPPEAGGGR from the coding sequence ATGTCCTCGCGCACCGGCGTTCCCGGGCTCCCGACCCCGCACCCGCTGATCGACCAGCTGCCCGCCGTCTACCTGGAGCAGGACTTCCTCCAGCGGTTCCTCGCCGCGCTCGACGACGTACTCGCTCCCGTCCTCCTCACCATCGACAACCTCCCGGCCCACCTCGATCCGCGCAGCGCCCCCGACGACTTCCTCGGCTGGCTGGCCCAGTGGGTCGCGGTCGAACCGTACGAGGACAGCCCCCTCCCGCAGCGCCGTGCGGCCGTACGCGGAGCGGTGTCCCGGCACAGCAGGCGGGGGACCCTGCGCGGGCTGGCGGACGCGGTGCGGCTGGAGACCGGCGCCGAGCCGGAGATCTCCGAGAGCGGCGGCACGGTGTGGTCGTCGCACTCCGGCACCGCACTGCCCGGCCGCCCCCGCCCCGGGGTGACGATCCGGGTCCGGGTGCCGGAACCGCACCGGATCGACCGGGTACGGCTGGAGGAACTGATCCTCACCGAGGTCCCCGCGCACGTGGGGTACGAGCTGGAGATCCTCGCGGGCGGTACCGGGCAGGGCGCCGGACCGCAGCCGCCGGAAGCGGGGGGTGGACGGTGA
- a CDS encoding NADP-dependent isocitrate dehydrogenase — protein MTDSTIIYTHTDEAPALATYSFLPVIQAYASTAGVTVESRDISLAGRIIASFPDRLDENLRVDDALAELGELARTPGANIIKLPNISASIPQLKAAIAELQAQGYALPDYPDDPKSDEDKDVRARYDKVKGSAVNPVLREGNSDRRAPASVKNYAKAHPHRMGAWTAESKTNVAHMDADDFRSTEKSVVIAEAGTLRIELAGDDGSTTVLRESVPVLAGEVIDASVMRVAALREFFTAQIARAKAEGVLFSVHLKATMMKVSDPIIFGHVVRAFFPKTFAEHGAALAAAGLTPNDGLGGILKGLDSLSDGAKIQASFEAELAEGPALAMVDSDRGITNLHVPSDVIVDASMPAMIRTSGHMWGPDGQEADTLATIPDSSYAGIYQVVIDDCRAHGAYDPSTMGSVPNVGLMAQKAEEYGSHDKTFEIPTTGTVRVVDGQGNAVLEHAVSAGDIWRMCQTKDLPIQDWVKLAVTRARATGVPAVFWLDESRAHDASLIAKVKAYLPEHDTTGLQIEIMTPEDAIAFSLERIRRGEDTISVTGNVLRDYLTDLFPILELGTSAKMLSVVPLMNGGGLFETGAGGSAPKHVQQLIKENYLRWDSLGEFLALAVSFEHLAQTTGNARAQVLADTLDRATGTFLNEDKSPSRKLGGIDNRGSHFYLALYWAQELAAQTDDAQLAEAFAALAKTLGEQEQTIVDELIAVQGSPVDIGSYYQPDAAKASAVMRPSATFNQAIASLG, from the coding sequence GTGACTGACTCGACCATCATCTATACACATACCGACGAAGCCCCGGCCCTGGCGACGTATTCGTTCTTGCCCGTGATCCAGGCGTACGCCTCCACGGCGGGTGTCACGGTGGAGAGCCGTGACATCTCCCTGGCAGGGCGCATCATCGCCAGTTTTCCCGACCGTCTCGACGAGAACCTGCGTGTCGACGACGCACTCGCCGAGCTCGGTGAGCTGGCCAGGACGCCCGGCGCGAACATCATCAAGCTGCCGAACATCTCGGCGTCGATTCCGCAGCTGAAGGCCGCGATCGCCGAGCTGCAGGCGCAGGGCTACGCGCTGCCGGACTACCCGGACGACCCGAAGTCCGACGAGGACAAGGACGTCCGCGCCCGGTACGACAAGGTCAAGGGCAGCGCGGTCAACCCGGTTCTGCGCGAGGGCAACTCCGACCGCCGGGCCCCCGCCTCGGTCAAGAACTACGCGAAGGCGCACCCGCACCGCATGGGTGCCTGGACCGCCGAGTCGAAGACGAACGTCGCCCACATGGACGCCGACGACTTCCGCTCCACCGAGAAGTCCGTGGTCATCGCCGAAGCCGGCACGCTCCGCATCGAGCTGGCGGGCGACGACGGCAGCACCACCGTGCTGCGCGAGTCGGTGCCCGTACTGGCCGGCGAGGTCATCGACGCCTCGGTGATGCGGGTCGCCGCGCTCCGTGAGTTCTTCACGGCGCAGATCGCCCGCGCCAAGGCCGAGGGCGTGCTGTTCTCGGTCCACCTCAAGGCCACGATGATGAAGGTCTCCGACCCGATCATCTTCGGTCACGTGGTGCGCGCCTTCTTCCCGAAGACGTTCGCCGAGCACGGTGCCGCGCTCGCGGCGGCCGGACTGACCCCGAACGACGGTCTCGGCGGCATCCTCAAGGGCCTGGACTCGCTGTCCGACGGCGCGAAGATCCAGGCGTCCTTCGAGGCCGAGCTCGCCGAGGGCCCCGCGCTGGCGATGGTCGACTCCGACCGCGGCATCACCAACCTGCACGTACCGAGCGATGTCATCGTCGACGCCTCCATGCCGGCGATGATCCGCACCTCCGGTCACATGTGGGGCCCGGACGGCCAGGAGGCCGACACCCTCGCGACCATCCCGGACAGCAGCTACGCCGGTATCTACCAGGTCGTCATCGACGACTGCCGTGCGCACGGTGCCTACGACCCGTCGACGATGGGCTCCGTCCCGAACGTCGGCCTGATGGCGCAGAAGGCCGAGGAGTACGGCAGCCACGACAAGACCTTCGAGATCCCCACCACGGGTACGGTGCGGGTCGTCGACGGTCAGGGCAACGCCGTGCTGGAGCACGCGGTGAGCGCCGGTGACATCTGGCGCATGTGCCAGACCAAGGACCTGCCGATCCAGGACTGGGTCAAGCTCGCCGTCACCCGCGCCCGCGCGACCGGTGTCCCGGCCGTGTTCTGGCTCGACGAGAGCCGGGCGCACGACGCCAGCCTGATCGCGAAGGTCAAGGCGTACCTCCCGGAGCACGACACCACCGGCCTGCAGATCGAGATCATGACGCCGGAGGACGCGATCGCGTTCTCGCTGGAGCGCATCCGCCGCGGCGAGGACACCATCTCGGTCACCGGCAATGTGCTGCGTGACTACCTGACCGACCTGTTCCCGATCCTTGAGCTGGGCACGAGCGCGAAGATGCTCTCGGTCGTCCCGCTCATGAACGGCGGCGGGCTGTTCGAGACCGGCGCCGGCGGCTCCGCGCCGAAGCACGTCCAGCAGCTCATCAAGGAGAACTACCTCCGCTGGGACAGCCTGGGCGAGTTCCTCGCCCTCGCGGTCAGCTTCGAGCACCTCGCTCAGACGACGGGCAACGCGCGCGCACAGGTGCTCGCCGACACCCTCGACCGCGCGACCGGCACGTTCCTCAACGAGGACAAGTCGCCGAGCCGCAAGCTGGGCGGCATCGACAACCGCGGCAGCCACTTCTACCTGGCGCTGTACTGGGCCCAGGAGCTGGCTGCGCAGACCGACGACGCGCAGCTCGCGGAGGCGTTCGCCGCGCTCGCCAAGACGCTGGGCGAGCAGGAGCAGACCATCGTCGACGAGCTGATCGCGGTGCAGGGTTCGCCCGTCGACATCGGCAGCTACTACCAGCCCGACGCCGCCAAGGCCTCGGCCGTCATGCGCCCGTCGGCGACCTTCAACCAGGCCATCGCCAGCCTGGGCTGA
- a CDS encoding GPW/gp25 family protein, whose translation MGQEFIGAGWAFPPRTDATGSIALVRGEHELEESIRLILATSPGERPMRPEFGCAVNDYVFAPADAGTAGQLAYEVRLALDRWEPRIEVTEVAVRFDEADNGVLYIDIGYTVRGANDPRNLVFPFYVIPQHDDQAPHHEQAPHHGQAPQHEQAKGDGA comes from the coding sequence ATGGGCCAGGAGTTCATCGGCGCGGGCTGGGCCTTTCCGCCGCGTACCGACGCCACCGGTTCGATCGCCCTGGTGCGCGGCGAGCACGAACTGGAGGAATCCATCCGGCTGATCCTGGCGACCTCACCGGGGGAGCGGCCCATGCGGCCGGAGTTCGGCTGCGCCGTCAACGACTACGTCTTCGCGCCCGCCGACGCGGGAACGGCGGGGCAACTCGCGTACGAGGTACGGCTCGCGCTCGACCGGTGGGAGCCCCGCATCGAGGTGACCGAGGTGGCGGTCCGGTTCGACGAGGCGGACAACGGCGTGCTCTACATCGACATCGGCTACACGGTGCGCGGCGCCAACGACCCCCGGAACCTGGTCTTCCCGTTCTACGTCATCCCGCAGCACGACGACCAGGCGCCCCACCATGAACAGGCGCCCCACCACGGACAGGCGCCCCAGCACGAACAGGCCAAGGGAGACGGCGCGTGA
- a CDS encoding putative baseplate assembly protein, with amino-acid sequence MTLPSPHLDDRRFQGLVDEAKRLVQQRCPEWTDHNVSDPGVTLIEAFATMVDQLVYRVNRVPEKSYLTFLDLIGVQLHPPTAAHTRVTFRLSAPQPEAVVVRAGTEVATVRTETEEAVVFTTSSELSVEPCEFAHLATWPASGDAVDRTEELSIGRDVPCFGTTPAPGDALYIGLSSPVPAGVVVLRLECRVEGVGVDPSRPPLIWEAWDGSAWAVCEIEKDTTGGFNRSGELILHLPGTHTAARVVRRTGGWLRCRLIEAAADQPTYVAPPVVRRISAFTIGATVDAEHAETVTDEVLGHAEGVPGQTLRVARPPVVPGDFVVEVADPAAGPEGTHWTRVDDFAHSGPEDRHITLDPNSGRVEFGPAVRERDGSVRYYGAVPPKGAAVRVRSYRTGGGLRGNVARSTLRVLRSALPYVARVENRSPALGGVDGETVESARVRGPMTLRTLHRAVVPQDYELLAREVAPDAARVHCIPGGDTDAEAGGVRLLVVPSGRSDEQGRIEFDELIPPQHTLALIAGHLDERRPIGARLVVEPPFYQGVTVVASAQARRGADAERVQETALAALYGYFNALTGGPGGQGWPFGRPIQSGEAFAVLQQVPGVDLVEDVRLYPADPVTGERTAATTRITLDRHALVFSYEHQLRIREA; translated from the coding sequence GTGACACTGCCCAGTCCGCATCTGGACGACCGCCGCTTCCAAGGGCTGGTGGACGAGGCCAAGCGCCTCGTCCAGCAGCGCTGCCCGGAGTGGACCGACCACAATGTGTCGGACCCCGGAGTGACGCTCATCGAGGCGTTCGCGACCATGGTCGACCAGCTCGTCTACCGGGTGAACCGGGTGCCGGAGAAGAGCTATCTGACCTTCCTGGACCTGATCGGCGTCCAGCTCCACCCGCCGACGGCCGCCCACACCCGGGTGACGTTCCGGCTCTCCGCGCCCCAGCCGGAAGCCGTGGTCGTACGGGCCGGAACGGAGGTCGCCACCGTCCGCACCGAGACGGAGGAAGCGGTGGTCTTCACCACCAGCAGCGAACTCTCCGTCGAACCCTGCGAGTTCGCGCACCTCGCCACCTGGCCGGCGTCCGGGGACGCCGTCGACCGCACCGAGGAACTGTCGATCGGCCGGGACGTCCCGTGCTTCGGGACCACCCCCGCGCCCGGCGACGCCCTGTACATCGGACTCAGCTCGCCGGTTCCGGCCGGTGTGGTCGTGCTGCGGCTGGAGTGCCGGGTCGAGGGCGTCGGCGTGGACCCCTCGCGGCCCCCGCTGATCTGGGAAGCCTGGGACGGCAGCGCCTGGGCGGTCTGCGAGATCGAGAAGGACACCACCGGCGGGTTCAACCGGTCCGGCGAACTGATCCTCCACCTCCCCGGCACGCACACCGCGGCGCGGGTGGTGCGCCGGACCGGCGGCTGGCTGCGCTGTCGGCTGATCGAGGCCGCCGCCGACCAGCCGACCTACGTGGCCCCGCCCGTCGTCCGCCGGATCAGCGCGTTCACCATCGGAGCGACCGTCGACGCCGAGCACGCCGAGACGGTCACCGACGAGGTGCTCGGGCACGCCGAGGGCGTACCGGGCCAGACGCTCCGGGTCGCCCGGCCGCCCGTCGTCCCCGGCGACTTCGTCGTCGAGGTGGCGGACCCGGCCGCCGGACCCGAAGGCACCCACTGGACGCGGGTCGACGACTTCGCGCACTCGGGCCCCGAGGACCGGCACATCACCCTGGATCCCAACTCGGGACGCGTCGAATTCGGTCCCGCGGTCCGCGAACGGGACGGCAGCGTCCGGTACTACGGGGCGGTGCCGCCGAAGGGGGCCGCTGTCCGGGTGCGCTCGTACCGCACGGGCGGCGGCCTGCGCGGAAACGTCGCCCGCTCCACGCTCCGGGTGCTGCGCAGCGCCCTCCCGTACGTCGCCCGGGTGGAGAACCGCAGCCCGGCGCTGGGCGGGGTGGACGGTGAGACCGTCGAGAGCGCGCGGGTACGCGGCCCCATGACGCTGCGGACGCTGCACCGGGCCGTCGTCCCGCAGGACTACGAACTGCTCGCGCGCGAGGTCGCCCCGGACGCCGCCAGGGTCCACTGCATTCCCGGGGGAGACACGGACGCCGAGGCGGGCGGGGTGCGGCTGCTCGTCGTACCGTCCGGGCGCAGCGACGAGCAGGGCCGGATCGAGTTCGACGAGCTGATCCCGCCGCAGCACACCCTGGCCCTCATCGCGGGCCACCTCGACGAGCGGCGCCCGATCGGGGCCAGGCTGGTGGTGGAACCGCCCTTCTACCAGGGCGTCACCGTCGTCGCCTCGGCCCAGGCGCGGCGGGGGGCGGACGCCGAACGGGTGCAGGAGACGGCCCTGGCCGCGCTGTACGGGTACTTCAACGCGCTGACCGGTGGTCCGGGCGGGCAGGGCTGGCCGTTCGGCCGGCCGATCCAGTCGGGCGAGGCGTTCGCCGTGCTGCAGCAGGTGCCCGGCGTGGACCTGGTGGAGGACGTACGGCTCTACCCGGCGGACCCGGTGACCGGGGAGCGCACCGCGGCGACCACCCGCATCACCCTCGACCGGCACGCGCTGGTCTTCAGCTACGAACACCAGCTCCGGATCCGGGAGGCCTGA